In one Rutidosis leptorrhynchoides isolate AG116_Rl617_1_P2 chromosome 8, CSIRO_AGI_Rlap_v1, whole genome shotgun sequence genomic region, the following are encoded:
- the LOC139864445 gene encoding probable 2' cyclic ADP-D-ribose synthase BdTIR: MQRSISSTKSVYRNLLQSHKLPNTAIVTRHQPPCDVFINHRGIDTKKNVAGLLYDHLMRLRLRPFLDSKNMKPGDKLFDKIDNAIKECKVGVAVFSPRYCQSPFCLHELARIMEAKKKVIPVFCDVKPSELIIKNQRGTPKHDLERFQLALEEAKYTVGLTFNSSNGDWPGFLMSATEAIIENMIEVEEEEEYQLQESLKLNNQPN; the protein is encoded by the exons ATGCAACGTTCAATTTCTTCAACCAAAAGTGTCTACCGCAACCTCCTTCAATCCCACAAACTACCAAACACCGCCATAGTGACACGTCATCAACCACCTTGTGACGTGTTCATAAACCACCGTGGGATAGACACCAAGAAAAACGTTGCTGGCCTTTTGTACGATCATCTAATGAGGTTAAGATTAAGACCTTTTTTGGACAGCAAGAATATGAAACCAGGAGACAAATTGTTTGATAAAATTGACAATGCAATTAAAGAATGTAAAGTTGGAGTTGCGGTTTTTTCCCCGCGTTATTGTCAATCTCCATTTTGTTTGCACGAACTGGCTCGAATTATGGAGGCTAAGAAGAAGGTTATACCGGTTTTTTGTGACGTTAAACCTTCAGAGCTTATCATTAAAAACCAACGGGGGACTCCAAAACATGATTTAGAAAGGTTTCAATTGGCTCTCGAGGAGGCTAAGTACACTGTAGGGTTAACTTTCAATTCGTCTAACGG GGACTGGCCGGGATTTCTGATGAGCGCGACTGAAGCGATAATCGAGAACATGATagaagttgaagaagaagaagaatatcaATTGCAAGAATCGCTCAAATTAAATAACCAACCTAATTGA